A single genomic interval of Shewanella halotolerans harbors:
- a CDS encoding TlpA family protein disulfide reductase: MRKPRLALLSFALSALTLMTPTGNALAVMPSAKVYDTGENLPKPMIMSRFVEMTSARKVDEATFESLSGDQVKLSDYRGKLVLINLWATWCAPCIKEIPMMDKIRRDNLDKDLVVLPLSIDEAHDEVGAFLARHQLGGYPTLIDPKRQVEKMLPANIVPATYAFDGEGNLIGFLRGYLDWGDQAVQPYLEQLTAKYAKPNKAQHLH, encoded by the coding sequence ATGAGAAAACCACGACTTGCCCTGCTCAGCTTCGCCCTGTCCGCTCTAACTTTAATGACACCTACGGGCAACGCCCTGGCCGTGATGCCGAGCGCCAAGGTGTATGACACGGGAGAGAACCTGCCTAAGCCGATGATCATGTCGCGCTTCGTAGAGATGACCAGTGCCCGGAAGGTCGATGAGGCGACCTTCGAGAGTCTGAGTGGTGACCAGGTCAAATTGAGCGACTACCGGGGCAAGCTGGTCTTAATCAATCTGTGGGCCACCTGGTGCGCCCCCTGCATCAAGGAGATCCCCATGATGGATAAGATAAGACGGGACAATCTCGACAAAGATCTTGTGGTGCTGCCCCTGTCCATCGACGAGGCCCATGACGAGGTGGGCGCCTTTCTGGCTCGCCACCAATTAGGGGGATATCCCACGCTAATCGACCCTAAGCGGCAGGTGGAAAAGATGTTACCCGCCAACATAGTACCGGCCACCTACGCCTTCGACGGCGAGGGGAATTTAATCGGATTTTTAAGAGGTTATCTAGACTGGGGCGATCAGGCGGTACAACCCTATCTGGAACAACTCACTGCCAAATATGCCAAGCCGAACAAAGCACAACATCTTCATTAA
- a CDS encoding cytochrome c-type biogenesis protein, whose amino-acid sequence MMKGSWILLLVALATLLGSTVSQAQALAETHGNPQWRTPAQLKHQAIAIAAGLRCPMSTNQSLQDSQSPIANELKAEIYLQLEQGKTSDEIVDFMVARYGERIRYMPSLSAGTALLFFAPLCLLALAIFWYFRQTAGAASINTSQEDRS is encoded by the coding sequence ATGATGAAAGGAAGCTGGATCTTACTGCTGGTCGCCCTTGCGACTCTCCTTGGATCGACTGTATCCCAAGCCCAGGCGCTAGCAGAAACTCATGGGAACCCACAGTGGCGCACGCCCGCTCAGCTCAAGCATCAGGCGATAGCGATCGCCGCAGGCCTACGCTGCCCCATGTCCACCAACCAGAGCTTGCAGGACTCCCAGAGCCCGATCGCCAACGAGCTCAAGGCGGAGATCTATCTGCAGCTGGAGCAGGGCAAGACGAGCGATGAAATAGTCGACTTCATGGTGGCCCGCTACGGCGAGCGGATCCGCTATATGCCCAGCCTAAGTGCAGGCACCGCCCTGCTGTTCTTCGCGCCGCTCTGCCTGCTGGCTCTAGCGATATTCTGGTATTTCAGGCAGACAGCTGGCGCCGCATCCATCAACACCTCTCAGGAAGATAGATCATGA
- a CDS encoding heme lyase CcmF/NrfE family subunit, with the protein MTAEIGLLLLIISLTLCLLTAMSPVMPVCGVKLRLKPYQPLFIRLNSLAQMTSLFILAYLFLSNDFSVAYVANNSNTQLASLYKLAAVWGGHEGSMLFWVAVMGIWSSVISLKHGKAPFFHYLHAVLGAIQAGLIAFLLIGSNPFARLLPGIPVEGRDLNPILQDIGLILHPPLLFIGYVGLAVCFAAAIAALIDSSQPLKQHCRLMRPWAILAWAMLTGGNAFGSWWAYNELGWGGWWFWDPVENASFIPWLVATALMHSLILGERRDRFHGTSLFLAILGFSLCLLGTFLVRSGVVQSVHAFAADPLRGSAMLTLFALVSICGFTLLLHRLPRLHRQIDGNMLSRESLMQLGNLLLLVAAISILLGSCYPLLYEVASGQSISVGAPYFNSLFIPLTWLICLVMGAAPLMRWQVSNPGMLRQLTALAAICLFISLILNTLLLKEFAAHFLLGSFSCLWLLGCTGLYLHKRLATFTGTGDNRRCYAMCFAHLGVALSIFGATCSSYFQQEELLRMGPGQGKEVAGYTFIYRATETVSHTSYSALQAKIEVRDRQDQHLAYLYPQRQTFNSNAMQISAAGIHRSLFADLYISMGNRLSEEEFLIRISYKPLIGWIWIGGLIMMFAGLSLLLPRKVQQLSRAPSPQLALKGA; encoded by the coding sequence ATGACAGCGGAAATTGGCTTACTACTTCTTATTATCTCCTTGACCCTGTGTTTACTCACGGCCATGAGCCCTGTCATGCCTGTCTGCGGGGTCAAACTCAGGCTTAAGCCTTACCAGCCCCTCTTTATTCGCCTTAATAGCCTGGCGCAGATGACAAGCCTGTTTATCCTAGCCTATCTGTTTCTCAGCAACGATTTTTCAGTGGCCTATGTGGCCAACAACTCCAACACCCAGCTGGCCAGCCTCTATAAGCTAGCCGCCGTCTGGGGTGGCCACGAAGGCTCTATGCTGTTCTGGGTCGCCGTTATGGGGATCTGGAGCAGTGTGATTAGCCTAAAACACGGCAAAGCCCCATTTTTTCACTACCTCCACGCCGTGCTGGGCGCCATTCAAGCCGGGCTGATTGCCTTCTTGCTCATAGGATCGAATCCCTTCGCCAGGCTCTTACCCGGCATTCCGGTGGAGGGACGGGATCTCAATCCCATACTGCAGGACATAGGCTTAATTCTGCATCCGCCGCTACTCTTTATCGGCTATGTAGGGTTGGCGGTCTGTTTCGCCGCCGCCATCGCCGCCCTGATCGATAGTAGTCAGCCGCTGAAACAGCACTGCCGCTTGATGCGCCCCTGGGCGATACTGGCCTGGGCCATGTTGACCGGCGGCAACGCCTTCGGCTCCTGGTGGGCCTACAACGAGCTGGGCTGGGGCGGATGGTGGTTCTGGGACCCGGTGGAAAATGCCTCCTTTATTCCCTGGCTAGTCGCCACGGCGCTGATGCACTCATTAATCTTGGGCGAGCGACGCGACAGGTTTCATGGCACTAGCCTGTTTCTGGCAATCTTAGGCTTCAGCCTCTGCCTGCTGGGCACCTTCCTGGTGCGCTCAGGTGTGGTGCAATCTGTTCACGCCTTCGCCGCCGATCCTCTGCGCGGTAGCGCCATGTTGACCCTGTTTGCCCTGGTCTCTATCTGCGGCTTTACCCTGCTACTGCACCGCCTCCCCAGGCTGCACAGACAGATAGATGGCAATATGCTGAGCCGGGAAAGTCTGATGCAGCTGGGCAACCTCTTATTGCTGGTCGCCGCCATCTCCATCTTGCTGGGCAGCTGCTATCCATTGCTCTATGAGGTAGCAAGCGGTCAGAGCATCTCGGTGGGCGCCCCCTACTTTAATAGCCTCTTCATCCCGCTGACCTGGCTTATCTGTCTGGTTATGGGCGCCGCGCCTTTGATGCGCTGGCAAGTATCAAACCCAGGCATGCTAAGACAGTTAACGGCGCTGGCAGCTATCTGCCTGTTTATCAGCCTCATTCTTAATACTCTGCTGCTGAAAGAGTTTGCCGCCCACTTCCTGCTTGGCAGCTTTTCCTGCCTCTGGCTTCTCGGCTGTACTGGGCTCTACTTGCATAAGCGGCTTGCGACGTTCACAGGCACGGGGGATAACAGGCGCTGCTACGCCATGTGCTTTGCTCACCTGGGTGTGGCCCTGAGCATATTCGGGGCCACCTGCTCCAGCTATTTTCAGCAGGAGGAGCTACTCAGGATGGGGCCGGGCCAAGGCAAGGAGGTGGCGGGCTATACCTTTATCTACCGGGCGACCGAAACCGTTTCCCACACCAGCTATAGTGCGCTTCAGGCCAAGATAGAGGTGAGAGACAGACAAGATCAACACCTGGCTTACCTCTATCCCCAGCGTCAGACCTTTAACAGCAACGCCATGCAGATCTCCGCCGCCGGGATCCATCGCAGCCTGTTTGCCGATCTCTATATCTCCATGGGCAATAGACTGAGCGAGGAGGAGTTTCTGATCCGTATCAGCTACAAACCCCTGATTGGCTGGATCTGGATAGGCGGCCTCATCATGATGTTTGCCGGTCTGAGCCTGCTGCTGCCGCGCAAGGTACAACAACTGTCTCGGGCGCCCTCGCCGCAACTGGCGCTGAAAGGAGCCTGA